A region of the Nocardia asteroides genome:
CGCTGACGCTGACCGGCACGGTGACCGCGCTGGAGGGCGAGGACATCCACATCGACGTGGTCGGCAAGGACAGCCTCGGCGACCACATCACGGCCACGGCCGTCATCGCGTTGTGGCGGGCCGATGACTGAGCAGGGTATTTCCGGCCGCGCGGCCGTCGTCGGCATCGGCGCCACCGATTTCTCGAAGGACTCCGGACGCAGCGAACTACGGCTGGCCGCCGAGGCGGTCACCGCCGCGCTGGCGGACGCCGGCCTGACGCCCGCGGACGTGGACGGGCTGACCACGTTCACCATGGACACCAACACCCAGGCCGCGGTCGCCAGGGCGGTCGGCATTCCGCGCTTGAAGTTCTTCAGCCACATCGGCTACGGCGGCGGCGCGGCGTGCGCAACCATCCAGCAGGCCGCGATGGCGGTGGCCACCGGCATCGCCGACGTCGTCGTGGCCTATCGCGCGTTCAACGAGCGGTCGGTGTCGCGGTTCGGGCAGTTCTCCACGGCGCTGGCCACCGCGCCCACCTCCTCGGGCATCGACGCGGGGTGGTCCTATCCGCAGGGGCTGGGCACACCGGCCGCGCAGGTGGCGATGGTCGCCCGGCGCTACATGCACGTCTACGGCGCCACCAGCGAGGACTTCGGCCGAGTGGCCGTCGCCGACCGCAAGCACGCCGCGGTGAACCCGGCCGCCTTCTTCTACGGCAAGCCGATCACCCTGGCCGACCACCAGAATTCCCGGTGGATCGCCGAGCCGCTGCACCTGCTGGACTGCTGCCAGGAGTCCGACGGTGGCGTGGCGATCGTGGTGACGAGCGTCGAGCGCGC
Encoded here:
- a CDS encoding lipid-transfer protein, whose product is MTEQGISGRAAVVGIGATDFSKDSGRSELRLAAEAVTAALADAGLTPADVDGLTTFTMDTNTQAAVARAVGIPRLKFFSHIGYGGGAACATIQQAAMAVATGIADVVVAYRAFNERSVSRFGQFSTALATAPTSSGIDAGWSYPQGLGTPAAQVAMVARRYMHVYGATSEDFGRVAVADRKHAAVNPAAFFYGKPITLADHQNSRWIAEPLHLLDCCQESDGGVAIVVTSVERARDLPQRPAVIAAAAQGSGADQYVMTSYYRDAMTGLPEMGLVGDQLWAQSGLRPQDMQAAVLYDHFTPFVLMQLEELGFCGRGEAKDFIADGAIEVGGRLPLNTHGGQLGEAYIHGMNGIAEAVRQIRGTSVNPVPDLTNILVTAGTGVPTSGLVLTAD